The genomic stretch GATGCCAGTGGCTGCTGCTTTGCAATAATGTTAATGCATTCTTTTTCGATTTGTTGTTCCAGCATATCAATTTCATCATCTCTGTCTATGATCTTCTTTGCTTTCTCAATGTCCTTATCATGGAGTACATCGATCATTTCATTCATAGACTGTTCCAGTATACTGCCCATTTTTATTACATCATTGTTTAGTTCCTCCAATTGTGCAAGAAATGTCTGTCTCATTAAGTACCAGCTCCTTATCCGCCTTTTTCAGGCATTTTGATTATCCTTATCATAGCATTTTCTATAATAAATGCAAACCTTTTTCACTGTGATTTCCATAGAAACGAAAGGCAAAGATCCCCTTACGCTTTTCGGACATCAGCCAAATCTTCCGGTTATATAATCTTCTGTTTTTTTGTTTAAGGGTTTGTTGAATATCTGTTCCGTATCTCCATATTCTATTACTTCTCCGGTAAGGAAGAAAGCAGTCTTATCAGATATACGTCCTGCCTGCTGCATGTTGTGGGTTACGATAATAATAGAATAATTATTCTTTAGTTCTGTTGCCAGGTCTTCTATCTTTAAGGTTGAAATCGGATCAAGGGCAGAAGTAGGTTCATCCATTAGAATAACCTCAGGCTCTATGGCAAGTGTTCTGGCAATACAGATTCTCTGCTGCTGTCCGCCGGAAACTGCAAGGGCACTTTTCTTAAGCTTATCCTTTACCTCATCCCAGATTGCTGCCTGGCGCAGGGATTTTTCTACGATTTCATCCAATACGCTCTTTTTCTTAACTCCGTGTATTCTGGGACCGTATGCAACATTATCGTAAATACTCATGGGAAAGGGATTTGGCTGCTGAAATACCATGCCAACCCTTGATCTTAACATAATAGCATCGAAATCTTTATAGATATCCACACCGTCAAGTGTGATTTCTCCTGTAATCTTTACCCCTTCCACCAAATCATTCATGCGGTTAAGGGTTTTTAAAAAGGTAGATTTTCCGCAGCCTGAAGGTCCTATAAAAGCAGTTATCTTTCCTTTTTCTATATCCATATTTATTTTCTTAAGGGCCTGAAAATTACCATAAAATAAATCCAGGTCCCTTACTGTAAATTTCACCATATCGTTCAATGCATATCCTCCTGTTTTCATACATTAATCAGTTATCTGCTGCTCCCCGTCTTTTTAAGGAATACCTTCGTAATCATCTTTGATGCGACATTTAAAAGAACTATGAGGATCAATAATATTACTGCAATAGAGCTTGCAGCCGACAGATCACCGGATTCTTTGATCAACCAGTACATTTTGGTTGTCAGGGTAGCTGCTGAGGCTTTTCCGCCTACCAATCCTTCCGGTATCTGCGCGATTGTTCCTGCCGTAAAGATAAGTGCTGCGGATTCTCCTACAATTCTACCGATACTTAATATAACGGCAACCAGAATACCAGGCAACGCACCCGGTAATATGATTCTGGCAATGGTCTGAAGCTTGGTAGCTCCAAGTCCGTAAGAGCCTTCCCTGTAGGTTCTGGGGATTTCTTTTAAGGCTTCTTCCGTAGTTGAGATTATGGTAGGAAGCAATAATATACTTAAGGTTAGGGATCCCGCAAGAATGGAATATTGCATTTTTAATACCTGTACGAATAAAAGCATACCAAAAAGACCGTATATAATGGAGGGAATACCCGCCAGATTCTGAATGGCAAAACGTATACTGTTCAGAATCCTTCCGGGTTTTGCATATTCATTCAGATAAATAGCAGCACCGATTCCGATAGGCCCGGAGATTACCAGGGAAAGAAGGATAATGTAAATTGTGGATACCAGCATAGGTATAATACCGCCTCCTGGTCTTACCACTTTAAGCCGCAGAGTTCCTTCACTTTCTTTTAGCAGCTGTACGGCATCGGCAAAGGATAAATCCTCCGTATTATCGGAACCGATCTTGGTTATCTCATCCGTTTTTTTCAGACGGTAGAGTGAATTCTTCAGGTTAAGGGCATCTTTAACCGGTGAACTTTTATCAATGTTTACAATGACCAGATTCTTCTCGCCTTCCTTCACAGTTATCCCTAGCGAAGGGATATAGCCTTCCTTTCCTGTATCTGCTTTCCCTGCCTGCAGGGCTACATTTACAAAGGTAGTCTTATCATCCCAGCTTCTGGTCAGAAAATCGATGTTAATTCCGGGTGCGCCTTTGTAAACTATGAATCCGACAATTATCAATAAGATACTTACCGTTACGGCTGCTGCGAGATAAATGAATCCTCTTAAAATACCGTCCTGCATTTTTCTATTTTTATAATTCTTATTATTCATGCTGCTGCTCCTATGGATTTATCTTAAAGGGCCTTCATTCCCAAGCTTTTTCGTTATACGGATCAATGTAAAGTTAATCGCCATAATGAAGGTAAACAGTATTACACCAGTAGCAAAAAGCATATCCTGATGCCTTCCGGAGGCATAACCCATTTCCATGGCAATGTTGGTGGTTAAAGGTCTGATCTTTGAAAAAATACTGGTAGGAAGACCACCGATATTATTTCCTGCAATCATCATAACCGCCATGGTCTCACCGATTGCCCTTCCGATACCAAGTACGGTTGCAGTCAGGATACCGGATCGTGCTGCCGGAACAATAGCTTTGAATATGGTCTGTATTTTGGAGGCACCCAGTCCATAGGAAGCTTCTTTATAAGATTTTGGTACTGCCCTTAAGCTGCTCTCGCTTAAGGAAATAATAGTTGGAAGTACCATAATGGTAAGTACACATATAACTGCCAGTAAGGACTGGCCCTGGCCGGTGGGCGATATCTTATTAATCAGGGGGACAATCACGCCAAGACCGAAAGCACCGTAAATAACGGACGGAATGCCGGCTAATAATTCTATTCCCGGCTTCAATATTGCTACTATTCTTTTAGGGGCTATTTCGGCAATAAATACAGCTGTCAATAAACCGATTGGAACCCCGAGCACTATAGCGCCCAGGGTTGCAAGGAGGGATCCTACTATCATGTAGAAAACTCCGAAAACATTATTGTTTGGATCCCACTTCAAACCGGTTATAAAATCGAGAAAGCTGTAAGCATCATTTCCGAAAAAGGGTTTCAGACCTTTTGCGAATACAAAGACGATAATTGCAATTACACTTAAGACACTGACCAGAGCACTTAGCAAAAAGATTATTTTAAACAGTGCTTCTCTGTATTCTATTGCCTTACCTGTCTTATTCTCATTACTTACATTTTTCATCATTAGTCTACCTTTATTCCTCCGTGTTTTTC from Anaerocolumna sp. AGMB13020 encodes the following:
- the pstB gene encoding phosphate ABC transporter ATP-binding protein PstB, which encodes MVKFTVRDLDLFYGNFQALKKINMDIEKGKITAFIGPSGCGKSTFLKTLNRMNDLVEGVKITGEITLDGVDIYKDFDAIMLRSRVGMVFQQPNPFPMSIYDNVAYGPRIHGVKKKSVLDEIVEKSLRQAAIWDEVKDKLKKSALAVSGGQQQRICIARTLAIEPEVILMDEPTSALDPISTLKIEDLATELKNNYSIIIVTHNMQQAGRISDKTAFFLTGEVIEYGDTEQIFNKPLNKKTEDYITGRFG
- the pstA gene encoding phosphate ABC transporter permease PstA gives rise to the protein MNNKNYKNRKMQDGILRGFIYLAAAVTVSILLIIVGFIVYKGAPGINIDFLTRSWDDKTTFVNVALQAGKADTGKEGYIPSLGITVKEGEKNLVIVNIDKSSPVKDALNLKNSLYRLKKTDEITKIGSDNTEDLSFADAVQLLKESEGTLRLKVVRPGGGIIPMLVSTIYIILLSLVISGPIGIGAAIYLNEYAKPGRILNSIRFAIQNLAGIPSIIYGLFGMLLFVQVLKMQYSILAGSLTLSILLLPTIISTTEEALKEIPRTYREGSYGLGATKLQTIARIILPGALPGILVAVILSIGRIVGESAALIFTAGTIAQIPEGLVGGKASAATLTTKMYWLIKESGDLSAASSIAVILLILIVLLNVASKMITKVFLKKTGSSR
- the pstC gene encoding phosphate ABC transporter permease subunit PstC, encoding MMKNVSNENKTGKAIEYREALFKIIFLLSALVSVLSVIAIIVFVFAKGLKPFFGNDAYSFLDFITGLKWDPNNNVFGVFYMIVGSLLATLGAIVLGVPIGLLTAVFIAEIAPKRIVAILKPGIELLAGIPSVIYGAFGLGVIVPLINKISPTGQGQSLLAVICVLTIMVLPTIISLSESSLRAVPKSYKEASYGLGASKIQTIFKAIVPAARSGILTATVLGIGRAIGETMAVMMIAGNNIGGLPTSIFSKIRPLTTNIAMEMGYASGRHQDMLFATGVILFTFIMAINFTLIRITKKLGNEGPLR